Proteins encoded by one window of Ramlibacter tataouinensis:
- the epsL gene encoding XrtB/PEP-CTERM-associated polysaccharide biosynthesis outer membrane protein EpsL, whose amino-acid sequence MKKPSIRPVMTAVAAAACLLPMALHAQTTLQSPGGLGESAAQPAGQSMGTPMGQSMAVPMAVPMSPAQAISQPYSPVSSGADQREGFQFRATAGVERDNNVLRTNGGEISDTITGLGLGLRFQKRVSRQQFVVDAEVNHYNFDKIGTDYNTLNYSAAWQWQAGERLEGILSADRRQFRDVTSNGVIAGINRRTERNELFEAGYKLGASWRVLGGLQHNATRSSDPTAWDGSLSQSSVRVGVGYEPATGSSVALRFRRGNGEYMNSPVAADFDDNEIEATVRWAVSPKTSVDARLAHLDREHSGAPTRDFSGVVGSLGVNWGITAKTSLAAGYARDLGSYLFGTGGHLSSDRWYVGPVWRPTELISVNLRYEHETRRWEDVTGSADAGRRDKFNVGALGVEWAVRRSVTLGAQYRHERRSSSLPIFNYRANVIGLTAKLTI is encoded by the coding sequence ATGAAGAAACCTTCCATCCGGCCCGTGATGACAGCCGTGGCGGCAGCCGCCTGCCTGCTCCCGATGGCGCTGCACGCTCAAACCACCCTGCAGTCCCCAGGCGGCCTGGGCGAGTCGGCGGCCCAGCCGGCGGGGCAGTCCATGGGCACCCCGATGGGGCAGTCCATGGCCGTGCCCATGGCGGTGCCGATGTCGCCCGCGCAGGCCATCTCGCAACCGTACTCGCCGGTGTCCTCCGGCGCCGACCAGCGCGAGGGCTTCCAGTTCCGCGCCACCGCGGGCGTCGAGCGCGACAACAACGTGCTGCGCACCAACGGCGGCGAGATCTCCGACACCATCACCGGGCTGGGCCTGGGCCTGCGCTTCCAGAAGCGCGTGAGCCGACAGCAGTTCGTGGTGGATGCCGAGGTCAACCACTACAACTTCGACAAGATCGGCACCGACTACAACACGCTCAACTACTCGGCGGCGTGGCAGTGGCAGGCCGGCGAGCGGCTCGAGGGCATCCTCAGCGCCGACCGCCGCCAGTTCCGCGACGTCACCTCCAACGGCGTGATCGCGGGCATCAACCGCCGCACCGAGCGCAACGAGCTGTTCGAGGCCGGCTACAAGCTGGGCGCCTCCTGGCGCGTGCTGGGCGGCCTGCAGCACAACGCCACCCGCAGCAGTGACCCGACCGCCTGGGACGGCAGCCTGAGCCAGAGCAGCGTGCGCGTGGGCGTGGGCTACGAGCCGGCCACCGGCTCCAGCGTGGCGCTGCGCTTTCGCCGCGGCAACGGCGAGTACATGAACTCGCCGGTGGCCGCCGACTTCGACGACAACGAGATCGAGGCGACCGTGCGCTGGGCGGTCTCGCCCAAGACCTCGGTCGATGCGCGCCTGGCCCACCTGGACCGCGAGCACTCGGGTGCGCCGACGCGCGACTTCAGCGGCGTGGTCGGCTCGCTCGGCGTCAACTGGGGCATCACCGCCAAGACCAGCCTGGCCGCCGGCTACGCGCGCGACCTGGGCAGCTACCTGTTCGGCACCGGCGGCCACCTGTCCAGCGACCGCTGGTACGTCGGCCCGGTCTGGCGCCCGACCGAGCTGATCTCGGTGAACCTGCGCTACGAGCACGAGACCCGCCGCTGGGAGGACGTGACCGGCAGCGCCGATGCCGGCCGCCGCGACAAGTTCAACGTCGGCGCGCTGGGGGTCGAGTGGGCGGTGCGCCGCTCCGTCACCCTGGGCGCGCAATACCGCCACGAGCGCCGCTCGTCGTCGCTGCCCATCTTCAACTACCGCGCCAACGTGATCGGATTGACGGCCAAGCTGACGATCTGA
- the epsE gene encoding polysaccharide export protein EpsE: protein MKSVFRNLGGLLLAAGMALAAQAAGPSPRGAAAPAAAATGGSDTGAAASKGAPSADYRLGPGDQIRVQVYQNPDLSIEARVSEQGTINYPLVGSVNLGGSTISQAENKIASALKNGQFLKQPQVNIVLLQVRGNQVAVLGQVQKPGRFPLETTNTRVSDLLAAAGGVTPMGDDTLIVTGTRSGQPFRKVIDIPALFLNQRGQDDIQVQGGDTLYVAKAPVYYIYGEAQRPGPYRIERGMTVQQAVAQGGGPTPRGSLNRLRLSRTGPDGKQVEGDAKLSDPVLPNDVIYVRESLF, encoded by the coding sequence ATGAAAAGCGTGTTCCGAAACCTGGGCGGGCTGCTGCTGGCAGCCGGGATGGCGCTGGCGGCCCAGGCCGCCGGGCCGTCCCCCCGTGGGGCGGCCGCGCCGGCCGCCGCCGCAACCGGCGGCAGCGACACCGGGGCCGCCGCCAGCAAGGGGGCCCCGAGCGCCGACTACCGGCTCGGCCCGGGCGACCAGATCCGGGTGCAGGTCTACCAGAACCCGGACCTGTCGATCGAGGCACGCGTGTCCGAGCAGGGCACCATCAACTACCCGCTGGTGGGGTCCGTCAACCTCGGCGGCTCCACCATCTCCCAGGCCGAGAACAAGATCGCCTCGGCGCTCAAGAACGGCCAGTTCCTCAAGCAGCCGCAGGTCAACATCGTGCTGCTGCAGGTGCGCGGCAACCAGGTGGCGGTGCTCGGGCAGGTGCAAAAGCCCGGGCGCTTTCCGCTCGAGACCACCAACACCCGGGTGAGCGACCTGCTCGCCGCCGCCGGGGGCGTCACCCCGATGGGCGACGACACCCTGATCGTCACCGGCACGCGCAGCGGCCAGCCGTTCCGCAAGGTGATCGACATCCCGGCCCTGTTCCTCAACCAGCGCGGCCAGGACGACATCCAGGTGCAGGGCGGCGACACCCTGTACGTGGCCAAGGCGCCGGTCTACTACATCTACGGCGAGGCCCAGCGCCCCGGCCCCTACCGCATCGAGCGCGGCATGACCGTGCAGCAGGCGGTGGCCCAGGGCGGCGGCCCGACCCCGCGCGGCAGCCTCAACCGGCTGCGCCTGTCGCGCACCGGGCCGGACGGCAAGCAGGTCGAGGGCGACGCCAAGCTCAGCGACCCGGTGCTGCCCAACGACGTGATCTACGTGCGCGAGAGCCTGTTCTGA
- the epsG gene encoding chain length determinant protein tyrosine kinase EpsG: MNSQILPLHRELDLVGPPGRDPALPIGHLLVDAGRLTHDEAERIHDYQMKVGLPFGEAGISMGLLTDEDVRHALALQFGHATISPDAGLGKDLVAAYEPDSPAVEHLRSLRAQLTLRWFDNEVQHQSALAIVSPGHGEGRSYITANLAVLFAQMGKRTLVIDADLRRPRQHRIFGLPGKIGLSALLAGRAGAEVMCDIKPLPGLTVLPAGVLPPNPQELLSRPQFQRLVQSLRGMYEVILVDTPAAGSWADAETVAARAGAALMVTCRDRSSMPRVIKLSEDLREFGVTVVGAVLNGAGAV; encoded by the coding sequence ATGAACAGCCAGATCCTGCCGCTGCACCGCGAGCTCGACCTCGTGGGCCCGCCCGGGCGCGACCCGGCCCTGCCCATCGGGCACCTGCTGGTCGACGCCGGCCGCCTGACCCACGACGAGGCCGAGCGCATCCACGACTACCAGATGAAGGTCGGCCTGCCGTTCGGCGAAGCCGGCATCTCGATGGGGCTGCTGACCGACGAGGACGTGCGCCATGCGCTGGCTCTGCAGTTCGGCCACGCCACCATCTCGCCGGATGCCGGCCTGGGCAAGGACCTGGTCGCCGCCTACGAGCCCGACAGCCCGGCGGTGGAGCACCTGCGCAGCCTGCGCGCCCAGCTCACGCTGCGCTGGTTCGACAACGAGGTGCAGCACCAGTCGGCGCTGGCCATCGTCAGCCCCGGCCACGGCGAGGGCCGCAGCTACATCACCGCCAACCTGGCCGTGCTGTTCGCCCAGATGGGCAAGCGCACGCTGGTGATCGACGCCGACCTGCGGCGGCCGCGCCAGCACCGCATCTTCGGCCTGCCCGGCAAGATCGGCCTGTCGGCACTGCTGGCCGGCCGCGCCGGGGCCGAGGTGATGTGCGACATCAAGCCGCTGCCCGGCCTGACGGTGCTGCCGGCCGGCGTGCTGCCGCCCAACCCGCAGGAGCTGCTGTCGCGGCCGCAGTTCCAGCGGCTGGTGCAGTCGCTGCGCGGCATGTACGAGGTGATCCTGGTCGACACGCCGGCCGCCGGCTCCTGGGCCGACGCCGAAACCGTGGCCGCCCGCGCCGGCGCGGCGCTGATGGTGACCTGCCGTGACCGCAGCTCCATGCCGCGCGTGATCAAGCTGTCGGAAGACCTGCGCGAGTTCGGCGTCACGGTGGTGGGCGCCGTCCTCAACGGGGCAGGAGCCGTCTGA
- a CDS encoding hydroxysqualene dehydroxylase, with product MPLRWGDCMNADALVVGAGIAGLRCALALADAGLKVVVLEAAPHAGGRAASWADDTTGLQVDTGPQAISSEHRNFIAMLQRLGTAQQVQWQRSPLLTVVDAKGVLRVPSPRLPPPLHGLALLPGVLTRLSLREGWSHRAIAWRAARMDERSVRDLDADDAHAFLREMGVSPAAIDWFWRSAMLALLNVPLEQCSAASMMRAWRLLLGRSGWHFGFPRLALSQLFVPGACRAVMRSGGQVLFGARVRRLQLAGGRFARVEVEGGPSIAAPHCVLALPPQALAAVAGASDEAALAPLATVARYFRASPCISTYLWFDRPVTRERFWARAWTCQGLNTAFHDLSNIRPALAGRGAVIAAHAVGPRARQDWDDARIVLQTTQEVREFAPAAREAKVMHARVHRTPMAVPQPRPGTEALRPAAATPVPGLWLAGDWTDTALPCSMESATRSGALAAEALLAALGRPVKLSLEAPDTRGVVRWCRA from the coding sequence ATGCCCCTTCGCTGGGGCGATTGCATGAACGCCGACGCGCTGGTCGTCGGCGCCGGCATCGCCGGGCTGCGCTGCGCCCTGGCGCTGGCCGATGCGGGACTGAAGGTGGTGGTGCTGGAAGCCGCCCCGCACGCCGGCGGCCGGGCGGCGAGCTGGGCCGACGACACCACCGGCCTGCAGGTCGACACCGGCCCGCAGGCGATCAGTTCCGAGCACCGCAACTTCATCGCCATGCTGCAGCGCCTGGGCACGGCGCAACAGGTGCAGTGGCAGCGCAGCCCGCTGCTCACCGTGGTCGATGCCAAGGGCGTGCTGCGCGTGCCCAGCCCGCGCCTGCCGCCGCCGCTGCACGGCTTGGCGCTGCTGCCGGGCGTGCTCACGCGCCTGTCGCTGCGCGAGGGCTGGTCGCACCGCGCCATCGCCTGGCGCGCCGCCCGCATGGACGAGCGCAGCGTGCGCGACCTGGACGCCGATGACGCCCATGCCTTCCTGCGCGAGATGGGCGTGAGCCCGGCCGCGATCGACTGGTTCTGGCGCTCGGCCATGCTGGCGCTGCTGAACGTGCCGCTGGAGCAGTGCTCGGCCGCTTCCATGATGCGGGCCTGGCGGCTGCTGCTCGGGCGCAGTGGCTGGCACTTCGGCTTCCCGCGGCTGGCGCTGTCGCAACTGTTCGTGCCGGGTGCCTGCCGCGCGGTGATGCGCTCCGGCGGCCAGGTGCTGTTCGGCGCGCGCGTGCGGCGGCTGCAGCTGGCGGGGGGGCGCTTTGCCCGCGTCGAGGTGGAGGGCGGCCCTTCGATCGCCGCGCCGCACTGCGTGCTGGCGCTGCCGCCGCAGGCGCTGGCCGCGGTGGCCGGCGCCAGCGACGAGGCCGCACTGGCGCCGCTGGCGACGGTGGCGCGCTACTTCCGCGCCAGCCCCTGCATCAGCACCTACCTGTGGTTCGACCGGCCGGTCACGCGCGAGCGCTTCTGGGCGCGGGCCTGGACCTGCCAGGGCCTGAACACCGCGTTCCACGACCTGTCCAACATCCGGCCGGCGCTGGCCGGCCGCGGCGCCGTGATCGCGGCCCACGCGGTCGGGCCGAGGGCGCGCCAGGACTGGGACGATGCCCGCATCGTCCTGCAGACCACGCAGGAGGTGCGGGAGTTCGCGCCGGCCGCGCGCGAGGCCAAGGTGATGCATGCGCGCGTGCACCGCACGCCGATGGCGGTGCCGCAGCCGCGCCCCGGCACCGAGGCGCTGCGGCCGGCTGCTGCCACCCCCGTGCCCGGGCTGTGGCTGGCCGGCGACTGGACCGATACGGCGCTGCCGTGCTCGATGGAAAGCGCGACGCGCTCCGGCGCGCTGGCGGCCGAAGCGCTGCTGGCGGCCCTGGGCCGCCCGGTGAAGCTGTCGCTGGAAGCGCCCGACACCCGCGGCGTGGTGCGCTGGTGCCGGGCCTGA
- a CDS encoding GNAT family N-acetyltransferase encodes MKISVIRAHELGPPERARWRALQKANPSLASPCFSWQFTQAAAAARPDVRVAVLEDGHKVVGFFPFQHRMGAGQPAGGRLSDHHGVVAAPGTRWDWAELLKGCRLSFWQFDHLAAWQRPPVPVTCASSPGLDLSRGYPAWLQAKLDQGSSLATLPRKLRKLEREAGPLRFELRGGDTAAFDEVIRLKSEQCRRTGQLDFFAWEWTRTLVRRVRDTDDADFGGCLSTLHAGDTLVAAHFGMHTPEVLHWWFPVYSQAHAPYSPGSLLLLEVARAAAAQGHALLDLGKGDERYKRSFADCSWPLLEGIVSRPTPLTLARQLKKRVGAWVRTSPLAAPARPLLRHLRRASS; translated from the coding sequence ATGAAGATTTCGGTGATCCGGGCGCATGAACTGGGGCCGCCCGAGCGGGCCCGCTGGCGTGCCCTGCAAAAGGCCAATCCCAGCCTGGCCAGCCCCTGCTTCTCGTGGCAGTTCACGCAGGCGGCCGCCGCCGCGCGGCCCGACGTGCGCGTCGCAGTGCTCGAAGACGGCCACAAGGTGGTCGGCTTCTTCCCTTTCCAGCACCGGATGGGCGCCGGCCAGCCGGCCGGCGGGCGCCTGTCGGACCACCACGGCGTGGTGGCCGCGCCCGGCACGCGCTGGGACTGGGCCGAGCTGCTCAAGGGCTGCCGACTGTCGTTCTGGCAGTTCGACCACCTCGCGGCCTGGCAACGCCCACCGGTGCCGGTGACCTGCGCCAGTTCCCCGGGGCTGGACCTGTCGCGCGGCTACCCGGCCTGGCTGCAGGCCAAGCTCGACCAGGGCAGTTCGCTGGCCACGCTGCCGCGCAAGCTGCGCAAGCTCGAGCGCGAAGCGGGGCCGCTGCGGTTCGAACTGCGCGGCGGCGACACGGCGGCCTTCGACGAGGTGATCCGGCTCAAGTCCGAGCAGTGCCGGCGCACCGGCCAGCTCGACTTCTTTGCATGGGAGTGGACACGGACGCTGGTGCGGCGGGTGCGCGACACCGACGATGCGGATTTCGGCGGCTGCCTGTCCACCCTGCACGCGGGCGACACGCTGGTGGCGGCGCACTTCGGCATGCACACGCCCGAGGTGCTGCACTGGTGGTTCCCGGTCTACAGCCAGGCGCACGCGCCGTACTCGCCCGGCTCGCTGCTGCTGCTGGAAGTGGCGCGCGCGGCGGCCGCGCAGGGCCACGCCCTGCTGGACCTGGGCAAGGGCGACGAGCGCTACAAGCGCAGCTTCGCCGATTGCAGCTGGCCGCTGCTGGAAGGCATCGTCAGCCGGCCGACCCCGCTCACGCTGGCGCGCCAGCTCAAGAAACGCGTCGGCGCCTGGGTCCGGACCTCGCCCCTGGCCGCGCCGGCCCGGCCGCTGTTGCGCCACCTGAGGCGCGCCTCGTCGTAA
- the epsF gene encoding chain length determinant protein EpsF yields the protein MNLYQFLSILRARRTMAFMIFVTTIALALAWVMLRPKNYTAHAPILVDLRANDPLAQPNYQSIVPQAYMATQMDIVRSTRVAEQVVEALGLEKDPKSTEAWRSAGGSGTLKSWLAGELQADLEVKPARESNIINISYTAPNPAEAAKVANAFSQAYLDTALDIKTDPAKKYSTWFEEQLKFARDRLEQAQGALTAYQQRTGVISADGVDMETQRLNELSSQLTLVQGQLTDVANKRAASAASISEAMNSPLINTLKADIARQEARVQEASANLGARHPQMVRMQDELNAMRARLRTETSSIGSAVDTAYQVGRAREKELQAAVNAQRGRVMQFNRYRDELNVLRRDLDAAQRAYEQVSERASQSKLQALTNQTNIQRLATAVEPLKPTGPSARLALALAAFAGALLAIAGAVLVELLNRRVRSVDDLAIATHLPILATVPAHDGRESLKRLAQAPTRPALAYQGSLA from the coding sequence ATGAACCTCTACCAATTCCTGTCCATCCTGCGTGCCCGCCGCACGATGGCCTTCATGATCTTCGTGACCACCATCGCCCTGGCCCTGGCCTGGGTGATGCTGCGGCCGAAGAACTACACCGCGCACGCGCCCATCCTGGTGGACCTGCGCGCCAACGACCCGCTGGCCCAGCCCAACTACCAGAGCATCGTGCCGCAGGCCTACATGGCCACCCAGATGGACATCGTGCGCAGCACCCGCGTGGCCGAGCAGGTGGTCGAGGCGCTGGGCCTGGAGAAGGACCCGAAGTCGACCGAGGCCTGGCGCAGCGCCGGCGGCAGCGGCACGCTGAAGTCCTGGCTGGCCGGCGAGCTGCAGGCCGACCTGGAGGTCAAGCCGGCGCGCGAGAGCAACATCATCAACATCTCCTACACCGCGCCCAACCCGGCCGAGGCGGCCAAAGTGGCCAATGCGTTCTCGCAGGCCTACCTGGACACGGCGCTGGACATCAAGACCGACCCGGCCAAGAAGTACTCCACCTGGTTCGAGGAGCAGCTGAAGTTCGCGCGCGACCGGCTCGAGCAGGCGCAGGGCGCGCTCACCGCCTACCAGCAGCGCACCGGCGTGATCAGCGCCGACGGCGTCGACATGGAGACCCAGCGCCTGAACGAGCTGTCGTCCCAGCTCACGCTGGTGCAGGGGCAGCTCACCGACGTCGCCAACAAGCGCGCCGCCTCGGCCGCCAGCATCTCCGAGGCGATGAACAGCCCGCTGATCAACACGCTCAAGGCCGACATCGCCCGCCAGGAGGCACGCGTGCAGGAGGCCAGCGCCAACCTGGGCGCGCGGCATCCGCAGATGGTGCGCATGCAGGACGAGCTCAACGCCATGCGCGCGCGCCTGCGCACCGAGACCTCCAGCATCGGCAGCGCCGTCGACACCGCCTACCAGGTGGGCCGCGCCCGCGAGAAGGAACTGCAGGCCGCAGTCAATGCGCAGCGAGGCCGGGTGATGCAGTTCAACCGCTACCGCGACGAGCTCAACGTGCTGCGGCGCGACCTCGACGCCGCCCAGCGCGCCTACGAGCAGGTCAGCGAGCGCGCCTCGCAGTCCAAGCTGCAGGCCCTGACCAACCAGACCAACATCCAGCGCCTGGCCACCGCGGTGGAGCCGCTCAAGCCCACCGGCCCCAGCGCCCGGCTGGCGCTGGCGCTGGCCGCCTTCGCCGGCGCGCTGCTGGCGATCGCCGGCGCGGTGCTGGTGGAGCTGCTCAATCGCCGCGTGCGCTCGGTCGACGACCTGGCCATCGCCACCCACCTGCCGATCCTGGCGACCGTGCCGGCCCACGACGGCCGCGAGTCGCTCAAACGACTGGCGCAGGCGCCCACGCGACCGGCGCTGGCCTACCAGGGGAGCCTCGCATGA
- a CDS encoding undecaprenyl-phosphate glucose phosphotransferase: protein MPEAERVLGAAAASGAPPATAPPPPAPALPGSAVFSHSRLLRAFEAFVEPLATVLSLWALVLFFEGALAPRWVGLSIVSFALVYPGRPQLRASAARVVADTVLAWAWTCGLLLATGYAIDALASFSREVVLNWLWLAPASQLAAHWALRAAAPHLIRLQGPPLRAVVVGMNEQGGSLADRLSMAHYTGVELLGFFDDRTPDRIHGRGRHRMLGRIQEIAEYVKHHNVQLVYLSLPMASQPRIKLLLDALKDTTASVYFVPDMFVTDLVQGRTDSICGMPVISVCETPFRGPNAVVKRASDIVLAVAILLLVSPLMLAIAAAIKLTSPGPVMFRQRRYGLWGQEIIVYKFRSMTVAEDGAVVTQARRDDARVTPLGRLLRRTSMDELPQFLNVLQGRMSIVGPRPHAVAHNEFYRPLIKSYMIRHKVKPGITGWAQVNGCRGETDSLQKMEARIRCDLDYLRNWSLRLDLYIILRTIRLVFKDGAAY from the coding sequence ATGCCTGAAGCAGAGCGCGTCCTCGGGGCCGCCGCGGCTTCCGGGGCACCGCCCGCCACCGCACCGCCGCCGCCCGCGCCGGCCCTGCCGGGGTCGGCCGTCTTCAGCCACAGCCGCCTGCTGCGCGCGTTCGAGGCCTTCGTCGAGCCGCTGGCCACCGTGCTGTCGCTGTGGGCGCTGGTGCTGTTCTTCGAAGGCGCGCTGGCGCCGCGCTGGGTGGGCCTGTCGATCGTGTCGTTCGCGCTGGTCTATCCCGGGCGGCCGCAACTGCGCGCGTCGGCCGCCCGGGTGGTGGCCGACACGGTGCTGGCCTGGGCCTGGACCTGCGGCCTGCTGCTGGCCACCGGCTACGCGATCGACGCCCTGGCGAGCTTCTCGCGCGAAGTGGTGCTGAACTGGCTGTGGCTGGCGCCGGCCTCGCAGCTGGCGGCCCACTGGGCCCTGCGCGCGGCCGCCCCGCACCTGATCCGGCTGCAGGGGCCGCCCCTGCGCGCGGTGGTGGTGGGCATGAACGAGCAGGGCGGCTCGCTGGCCGACCGGCTGTCGATGGCGCACTACACCGGGGTGGAGCTGCTCGGCTTCTTCGACGACCGCACGCCCGACCGCATCCACGGGCGCGGGCGCCACCGGATGCTGGGGCGCATCCAGGAGATCGCCGAGTACGTCAAGCACCACAACGTGCAGCTGGTGTACCTGTCGCTGCCGATGGCGTCGCAGCCGCGCATCAAGCTGCTGCTGGACGCGCTGAAGGACACCACGGCCTCGGTCTACTTCGTGCCGGACATGTTCGTGACCGACCTGGTGCAGGGCCGCACCGACTCGATCTGCGGCATGCCGGTGATCTCGGTGTGCGAGACCCCCTTCCGCGGACCCAACGCGGTGGTCAAGCGGGCCAGCGACATCGTGCTCGCTGTTGCAATCCTGCTACTGGTTTCGCCGCTGATGCTGGCGATCGCCGCGGCGATCAAGCTGACGTCGCCGGGGCCCGTGATGTTCCGCCAGCGCCGCTACGGGCTGTGGGGCCAGGAGATCATCGTCTACAAGTTCCGCTCGATGACGGTGGCCGAGGACGGCGCCGTGGTCACCCAGGCGCGCCGCGACGACGCCCGCGTCACCCCGCTCGGTCGCTTGCTGCGCCGCACCTCCATGGATGAGTTGCCGCAGTTCCTCAACGTGCTGCAGGGGCGCATGAGCATCGTCGGGCCGCGCCCGCATGCCGTGGCGCACAACGAGTTCTACCGGCCTCTGATCAAGAGCTACATGATCCGCCATAAGGTCAAACCCGGAATCACGGGTTGGGCCCAGGTCAATGGCTGTCGCGGCGAGACCGACTCGCTGCAAAAGATGGAAGCGCGCATTCGCTGCGATCTCGACTATCTGCGAAACTGGTCACTGCGGTTGGACCTCTACATCATCCTGAGGACCATCCGCCTGGTGTTCAAGGATGGCGCGGCTTATTGA
- a CDS encoding glycosyl hydrolase family 8: MQRRLFLRTGSASALTLALAACGGGGGGGSELSTGVTADGIGPGSTSRRAVDGPDTYPFGARLDPYVAGILPSASADQMDAVIRRSYDAWKARAIVDVPTVRGGKAVKFGNSGAYLTVSEGIGYGMLITVLMAGHDPQARSLFDGLLTTVRARPAYSIPEHGRWLLDWRLTIDGSSTDAAGGGWNAMDGDLDIAMALLMADRQWGSSSGWNYKQEAINTINAMAAWNMKPDGTTKGMATPHVSRTSDYMTGHFRAFKRATGDALWDRAIDRSYQLVDRMQSVFSPNCGLMPDFIIHTDTANPIPSPGGYGDFVDTEGYYFANAQRNPWRWGTDYVTSGDTRWRDVCNKLVSFIERDTGGQANRISAGYHLDGFAMNRSYEPEGMIGPMLCGAMVDPRFQGFLDNLWNWNAGNFTTDYYDSELQLIPMIVASGNWWNP; the protein is encoded by the coding sequence ATGCAAAGACGACTCTTCCTGCGCACCGGTTCAGCCTCGGCCCTGACTCTGGCCCTTGCCGCCTGCGGCGGCGGTGGAGGCGGCGGCAGCGAGCTCTCCACCGGCGTGACCGCGGACGGCATCGGCCCCGGCAGCACCAGCCGCCGCGCGGTGGACGGCCCGGATACCTACCCCTTCGGCGCGCGCCTGGACCCGTATGTCGCCGGCATCCTGCCGTCGGCCAGCGCCGACCAGATGGACGCGGTGATCCGCCGCTCGTACGACGCCTGGAAGGCGCGCGCCATCGTCGACGTGCCCACCGTGCGCGGCGGCAAGGCCGTCAAGTTCGGCAACTCCGGCGCCTACCTCACGGTGTCCGAGGGCATCGGCTACGGCATGCTGATCACCGTGCTGATGGCCGGCCACGACCCGCAGGCCCGCTCCCTCTTCGACGGCCTGCTGACCACCGTGCGCGCCCGCCCGGCCTACAGCATCCCCGAGCATGGGCGCTGGCTGCTGGACTGGCGCCTGACCATCGACGGCTCGTCGACCGACGCTGCCGGCGGCGGCTGGAACGCCATGGACGGCGACCTGGACATCGCCATGGCGCTGCTGATGGCCGACCGCCAGTGGGGCTCGTCGAGCGGCTGGAACTACAAGCAGGAGGCGATCAACACCATCAACGCGATGGCCGCCTGGAACATGAAGCCCGACGGCACGACCAAGGGCATGGCCACCCCGCACGTGAGCCGCACCTCGGACTACATGACCGGCCACTTCCGCGCGTTCAAGCGCGCCACCGGCGATGCCCTGTGGGACCGCGCGATCGACCGCTCGTACCAGCTGGTCGACCGCATGCAGTCGGTGTTCTCGCCCAACTGCGGCCTGATGCCCGACTTCATCATCCACACCGACACTGCCAACCCGATCCCCTCGCCGGGCGGCTACGGCGACTTCGTCGACACCGAGGGCTACTACTTCGCCAACGCGCAGCGCAACCCGTGGCGCTGGGGCACCGACTACGTGACCTCGGGCGACACGCGCTGGCGCGACGTGTGCAACAAGCTGGTGAGCTTCATCGAGCGCGACACCGGCGGCCAGGCCAACCGCATCTCGGCCGGCTACCACCTGGACGGCTTCGCGATGAACCGCAGCTACGAGCCCGAAGGCATGATCGGCCCGATGCTGTGCGGCGCGATGGTGGACCCGCGCTTCCAGGGCTTCCTGGACAACCTGTGGAACTGGAACGCCGGCAACTTCACCACCGACTACTACGACTCCGAGCTGCAGCTGATCCCGATGATCGTCGCCTCGGGCAACTGGTGGAACCCGTAA
- a CDS encoding WecB/TagA/CpsF family glycosyltransferase, giving the protein MATALPSPTRDWQMRWYQLVRSMARIHSPGGEEQLLDWLLRPGEARVLAFVNAHAMNMAAESEPFYQSLMSADLVVRDGIGVSLLMQLLNQPPGQNLNGTDLIPRLLARANGLGIALFGTSEPWLARAQQVVRERLSPASPCVALNGFLPLDDYIRLAAQCRPRVIVLGMGMPRQEEVALALRGALGGPCLIVCGGAILDFLGGKVTRAPRWMRRSGLEWAYRLGREPRRLWQRYVRGNPVFLRRAFAMVQRSIRRGWPAVA; this is encoded by the coding sequence ATGGCCACGGCGCTGCCGTCCCCCACGCGGGACTGGCAGATGCGCTGGTACCAGCTCGTGCGCTCGATGGCCCGGATCCACAGCCCGGGCGGCGAGGAGCAGCTGCTGGACTGGCTGCTGCGGCCGGGCGAGGCGCGCGTGCTGGCCTTCGTCAACGCGCATGCCATGAACATGGCGGCCGAGTCCGAGCCGTTCTACCAGTCGCTGATGTCGGCCGACCTGGTGGTGCGCGACGGCATCGGCGTGTCGCTGCTGATGCAGCTGCTGAACCAACCGCCGGGCCAGAACCTGAACGGCACCGACCTGATCCCGCGGCTGCTGGCGCGCGCCAACGGCCTGGGCATCGCCTTGTTCGGCACCAGCGAGCCCTGGCTGGCGCGGGCGCAGCAGGTGGTGCGCGAGCGGCTCTCGCCCGCGAGCCCCTGCGTGGCGCTGAACGGCTTCCTGCCGCTGGACGACTACATCCGGCTGGCCGCGCAGTGCCGCCCGCGCGTGATCGTGCTGGGCATGGGCATGCCGCGGCAGGAGGAGGTCGCGCTGGCGTTGCGCGGCGCGCTGGGCGGCCCCTGCCTGATCGTGTGCGGCGGTGCCATCCTCGACTTCCTCGGCGGCAAGGTCACGCGGGCCCCGCGCTGGATGCGCCGCAGCGGCCTGGAATGGGCCTATCGCCTCGGCCGCGAGCCGCGCCGGCTGTGGCAGCGCTACGTGCGCGGCAACCCGGTGTTCCTGCGCCGTGCCTTCGCCATGGTCCAGCGCTCCATCCGGCGCGGCTGGCCGGCCGTGGCGTAG